The Loxodonta africana isolate mLoxAfr1 chromosome 12, mLoxAfr1.hap2, whole genome shotgun sequence genome segment TGAACATGACCGTGAAATTCGGAAGGAGTTAGGTGAACATGACCGTGAAATGCGAAAGGAGTTAGGTGAAATGAGGCAGGAGTTTGGTGAAATGAGGAAGGAGTTAGGTGAACATGACCGTGAAATGCGGAAGGAGTTAGGTGAACATGACCGTGAAATTCGGAAGGAGTTAGGTGAACATGACCGTGAAATGCGAAAGGAGTTAGGTGAAATGAGGCAGGAGTTTGGTGAAATGCGGAAGGAGTTAGGTGAACATGACCGTGAAATGCGGAAGGAGTTAGGTGAACATGACCGTGAAATTCGGCAGGAGTTAGGTGAACATGACCGTGAAATGCGAAAGGAGTTAGGTGAAATGGGGCAGGAGTTTGGTGAAATGCGGAAGGATTTAGGTGAACATGACCGTGAAATTCGGAAGGAGTTAGGTGAACATGACCGTGAAATGCGAAAGGAGTTAGGTGAAATGAGGCAGGAGTTTGGTGAAATGCGGAAGGATTTAGGTGAACATGACCGTGAAATTCGGAAGGAGTTAGGTGAACATGACCGTGAAATGCGAAAGGAGTTAGGTGAAATGAGGCAGGAGTTTGGTGAAATGCGGAAGGAGTTAGGTGAAATGCAGAAGGAGTTAGGTGAACATGACCGTGAAATGCGAAAGGAGTTAGCTGAAATGGGGCAGGAGTTTGGTGAAATGCGGAAGGAGTTAGGTGAACAGCGGAAGGAGTTAGGTGAACATGACCGTGAAATTCGGAAGGAGTTAGGTGAACATGACCGTGAAATTCGGAAGGAGTTAGGTGAACATGACCGTGAAATTCGGAAGGAGTTAGGTGAACATGACCGTGAAATGCGAAAGGAGTTAGGTGAAATGCGGCAGGAGTTAGGTGAAATGCGGCGGGAGTCAGGTGAAATTCGGAAGGAGTTAGGTGAACATGACCACGAAATGCGGAAGGAGTTAGGTGAACATGACCACGAAATGCGGAAGGAGTTAGGTGACATGCGGCAGGAGTTAGGTGAACATGTCCAGGAAATGCAGAAAGAGTTAGGTGATATGCGAAAGGAGTTAGGTGAACGTGACACTGAAATGCAGAAGGTGTTAGATGAAATGCAGCAGGAGCTAGGTGAACATGACTGTGAAATTCGGAAGGAGTTAGGCGAAATGCTGCAGGAGTTACATAAACATGACCGTGAAATGAAGAAGGAGTTAGGTGAAATGCGGCAGGAGTTAGGTGAACGTGACTGTGAAACGAGGGAGGCGTTAGGTGAAATGCAGCAGGAGTTACGCGAAATGCGGAAGGAGttatatgaaagtgaaatttggCAGGAGTTACGTGAAATTCGGCGGGAGTTACGTGAAGTTCGGCGGGAGTTACCTAAAATGCGGCAGAAGTCACATGAAACTCGGCCCAAGAAGCCTGCTGGCCCCTCTGCGTCCACAAGAGTTCGTCGTGGATCTAGGATCTCAGGGCAGTTATTATAGCTATTTTGCAGAAAACAACTCGAGGTACTATGGCCACTGCTAAATTGGTTGCAGTACCTGCTGCAAGCATCTCTTGAAGATGCTGCTCATAGTGCTGAAAGTATTACCAGAAATGTGAAGGCTGTCTGTAGCTCTCCTGGCTAACCCTCGCTGACCCACCCTGGACAGCCCTGCTCAGTCCCTCCCTGTGCTGCCCTTACCACCCGCCTGCAAAGCCCTCCTGCCTGCCTGGCTTTCCTTCCCCAGGTCTCACTGGTCCATCTGGCCCCTTCGTCCAGCTCACAGCAGGTTTTAAGAAAAAGTTGTTtgaacaatggattatctaatataataacaaaagcacaaacagaaaaacaaaataaataaatgggacctcatagaAATTAGAAATTTCTAGTCATCAAAAGATAACCAAAAAAGTTAAGAGACAAGCTTATGACCAGAAgactatctttggaaaccatatatctgacaagaatctaataaccaaaatatgtataaaacttcaacaacttaaaaagaaaaagacaaataacccaatcataaaatgggcaaagtacttgAATAGATatctcaccaaagaggacattcaaatagccaccaaacacatgaaaagatgctcagctcattaaccatcagagagatgcaaatcaaaatcacgatgagataccatctcactcacattaggatggctaagattaagaacagaaaataacaaatgttggtgaggatgtggagaaattggaacccttatccattcctggtgggaaagcaaaatggtacagcttttgtggaaaacagtgtggcagttcctcaaaaaactaaaaatagaactaccataaaaaccaaaaccaaacccagtgccgtcgagtcgattcggactcagtgaccctgtaggacagagtagaactgccccatagagtttccaaggagcgcctggtggatttgaactgccgactctttgcttagcagccatagcacttaaccactacaccaccagggtttccagaactaccatatgacccagcaattccactcctaggtatatacccaaaagacttgaaagcaaagacTTAAACACAGACTTGTATaccaacgttcactgcagcactattcacaatagccaaaagatagaaacaacctgaatgctcctcaacagaggaatggataaacaaaatgtggtatatacatacaatggaatacagctcagccagtaggagaaatgaagtcttgatacatgctacagtatggatggagctggaagacatttttctgaatgaaataagccagtcacaaaaggacaaatgtcgcatgacttcacttatataaaacaaggaaagggaaatgtatagagaccaaagtttattagaggGATGGGGAAAGGGAGGTAAATGGTGATGGAAggatcacattgattaaggggaTCCTTGCACAGCCTATTATTGTTAAgtactgtcaataagttgtatacccattaaagctgaattggcaaaagttgtatgatagatatgtttacaaaaaaaaaaaaagtaataactaaagcaggggaaaaaaaagttggttGAAACCAATGAGTGGCTGCCTGAGCCCTCTGTGACAAGTGGGGAGGAGGACAGGGAAGAGGGTGGGCACAGTAGTGGGGCCCAGTCATTACAGGCTtgggctgtgagtcagaaggaCTCATGCTATGATCTCGGGTCTAAGTGTTTGGGGATCCTCCGCCTGACCTCTTTTCTCTGTAAATGGGGACACTCACTAGTGACCATGTGTTCCCAGGTTAGCAGTGAGGAGTCAGGGCCATCGGGCCTGTGTGCTGCTTATCGGGGCCTGGCGCAGGGTGTTAGCTGGGgccaagtcagctccgactcatgcgCCCTTATTtacagaataaaacgttgcctggtccatCGTCACGGGCACTCCCCGGGGTGGTGGGGGAACACCAGCGAAGGGAGGTCCCCCATCTGTCCTCTACCTCCCCCCCACCAGGCCAAAGCTCCCTGTCTGGGGAGGAGGCTGACTGTGTGCTTGAGGCTGTGGGCAGGGGCTGAGGTCCCAGGAGGCTTCAGGCTCAAGGACTGGGGGCATTTCTGTTGGCCAGTCTCCCTCTCGCTTCTCTGCCAGCTTCTTCAGCCCCTGATGGGTCATAGGAATCAACTCTTGAGTCTTAGAAAGACCACTTCTCTCGGGCGAGCTGTGAGCCCAGAAGGAGGAAATGCGGCACAATGACCCGACTTTGTTCTCCTGGTAGCCCTGTTAACCTGGAGGGGCTCTGCTTCcctccagcccctgccccagcaGCAACTGCCAGGGGCAACTATGGGAAGCGTCTTTCCAGACCCTCTTGATGCTGCCCCCTTTCCTGCTTGGAGATTCAATCTGGGAGCCGCCAAGAGAACCACACCATTCATCTTCACACCCTTGAGAtcctcctttttatttatttttaaaagtttactttggtgaaaaaaaaaaaaaaaggtaacaaagAACTTGCCAATTTCAGTGTAcaatcagtgacattaattacattcaccatgttgtgcaaccatcaccacactTCATTTCCCACAGTTTTTCATGCCCCACCCCAAGCAAAAACTCAGTGCTCTTAAGCTTTACCTTCCCATATCCCCCTCTCCCACAGTCCTTGGTATCCACTAAAAACCTTGGTCTCTAtgcgtgatggttaagattgtgtgcttggctgggccatgattctcagtgttttggcagttgtataatgttgtgatcacttccctgttgaaattcgatatgtgatcacccccacaatggaatctgctgagtggtaccagtgaggcctgtggcggctcaccactccctcagccttcatctctctgccttccaccgcttccttccttcctgcttgccttgcaaaggttgttggtttgttctggatccagcagctgtctcttgtctgacctctggttcttgggacttgagctagcagcttacctgtccatcttgggattcagtTATCGTCATAGCCTGCaaacaagagtcctgctccccaattggcctatcttgggttcaccagcccctgcagctaagtgactcaggagaaaccttgctgtcttgcctgccaaccttggggattcctcggccgtcacaacctgtgagcaggatcccttgctctccaacctgcttatcttgggttcgacagcttctgcagctccatgaattgggaaaggactctatcctgatccaagggcTTGGGACTTTCCAAATcctacaatcgcatgagctgtttccttaatataaatctttctatatatatttatacacattactgcttttgcttctctatgcatttgcctattctagatatttcatataagtgggatcatacaatacctgtccttttgcctctgacttatttcacttgccatactgtttttaaggttcattctTGTTGAAGCATGCATTTCTCTCTAAGGctgaatactattccattgtatggatagaccaaattgtgcttatccattcatgtgttgttGGACACTTGGATTATTTCCACCATTTGGACATTTTATTCATTGAAATGCTGCAATGCACACTGGTGTACAATATCTGTTTGAGGACCTGCTTTCAATCCTTTTAGGAccatacctaagagtggaataccaaaaaccaacaccaaacctgttgttgttgagtcaattctgactcaagggtGGAATGGATGGGTAGTGTCCATTTTTGGATAGTGGGTCTCCCTGGCCTGAGGCACCTGACTCCGAGGGCTGCCCTCTGTCTCCACTGACTCTCAGCCATATCCTTAGCCCAGTGCCCAGCACCCTCCTAGTTCTTTCATACCCTTTCCCTGATTTTCTCCTGTGACCTGTGCCAACCTCCATTGACCCCTCCTTACGCCCCCACTTGGCTTCTTGTTCAGAAAGCACTGTGTGCTGACATCACCAACAGCCTGTGTGGCTCCACCACACTGTTGTCACCATCGTCATGAGCCAGGATGACTGTCATGCCCTCCTAGCTGGTCTCCCTGGCCTTGCCTCTTTCAAGCCATTCTCCATCCAGAAGCCAAAGCctaaataattttctttaaaaaaatgagataacTCCTTGCCTTAAAACCTCATCACCATTGTAAATAAACCCTTCCCGGTAAGGCCCAGATTATTCACTCTGCATATCTCTCCTCCTGGACAAATATTTTTCAGCTACATGCCAACTGCCTCCCCTCTAAGACCTTTGCACACGCTGTTCCCTGTGCCTGGGACACTATTCCTTGTGTGTGGGACACCCTTCCCCCACATCTTCCTAGGCTGCATTGCCCTTCTTATTCAGGCTTTTCCTCCCTCTATATCCCAGCACCTAAAGGtccctggaaggagccctggtggtgcaaaggttaagtgctcagctgctaacttaaatgtTGGAGGTTTCAACCCAACCCCCAGAAAACCCAAtgtggcggttctactctgtcacatggggtcgctatgtcgactatggcaccaaacaacaagtACACCAACACAGGTCACAGGTGCATAGTAGAAAAAAACTGTTGTggtggagttgattcagactcatgacaACTCAGGTGTTGAGGGTGCAGAGGAAGGGGTTAGCCCTGGGGATGGGCTGGGGGTTCCTGAGGAAGGGAGACAGAGGCAATCCTGAGGAATTGAGGGAGCACTGGGAGAGACCCAGGGTGCTGTGGGAGGGGCAGGCATGGGGAGCGCCTGGGCCACTCCCTTGAAATGTCTCCCTGGCCCCTACTAGTGACACCTGCTTCTTCAAAGGCTCCTACTCTTGGTGCTTTGCCAAGAGCAGCATCATGGCCTATCAAAATTCCCCCTACCCCATGGAGCCCAAGTGGCTGGACTGCACCTCCCACAGCGGTGCCGCCCCCAAAGCACCACCCAAGCCTGGATCAGCAACTCTCAGGGAGAGATCAATCAGGCAGTGGGGCACCTATCCTGTCCCTGCTGCTGtcccccccacccctgctggtGGGAGCTGTTGCCTTTCACTGAGAGGGGGAACAACCTGAGGGAAAATCTCCCACTGCTGGAGAGGGTGGGGGGTTGCAAGTCACTTGGCACTGCACACACAGATACCTGCAAGCCTCCAAGGTGCGGCTTCCCCTGCTGTGGCTACGCAGAGTCTGGAGCCTCTGCCAGGGGTGCCCCTACTCAGTGAACCCGGGGCTGCAGGTGTCTGGTGCCAGCCTCCAACCCCTCCCTCTGGGGGCATCTGGGGAGAAGGCAGGACTATGGGTGTCACTGGTATGGTGCGGCGGGCTAGCCCTATGGAGTTGGGGGCAGGACGAAGGGCTAGCTACTTGCTGCGAGAGAAGACTTTGCCCTGGGCTACACTGATCCCAGCAGCACCTTCCTTTTCCCGGAACAGCTAGCCTTTCCCACAGCCCAGCCTTCTCTCTTCTCCGTCCCTACCCATAGGCTGGTCAAGGGTGAGGACgtgggggcagggccaagatggcggaatagacagatgcttcctgtgaGCCCTCTTaccacaaagacctgaaaaaacaagtgaaacgagtatatttatgataagctaggagccctgaacatcaaaggcaaggttagaaaatgaactgaggggcagggggaggaagagagatctcagaagcagagagaagttacAGACCTGAATCTCCAgacaccctcaggcaccattcccgggaacGGCTGCAGCGGGCAGGcactagcgttcggccacagtttcctcagggagaagaagccagctacaaagcctactcacacctctggaaccagagaagaaaggtgctctcagcaaagctaagtacttgagaaTATTTTACTGTGCACCGCCCCCCTccaaagctggcttcagtggctgatttccctaggcctgagataggccctgttgagcacctagagccattctcccagcatttgagaaggaataaatttgcaattgggggaagagataatttgccacctccactaaccaggggagctcaggacagaagtggctcctgtccaggcataaacagtctgtggactttgagtaactttcccctctgcatggagcggtatgggcctatttcaggagagtaggcccttgttggcagactgcaactgtttcagctctgtggtggagaggtgggtgtttggtgtttgacattgctttgcctattaaacaaggtcctcacctacctacatcaggggcctaaggactggtggctccactcaggtcacccagccacgcATGATGGGCgtcaaaagataactggtacctcccaggccttgtaaccaaaaacattgggtgcccatggtccgtctgcagaacgcacccacctgtacgctctagggaacagggacacaatttcctcagagacactttggggatgtgccttgttcagagtgtgacactctgctgcaatcagatacctgtacctacaccaatcacccctgcccctctaagactgtagggcaaagcctgtaccacacacttgatgatcagctacctgggcacctgagctgaattcatacaagaaaaatgaatggactcctagactgatatacctgataagagctctagccatctggggacatgATGTCAGAgctcaaaaataatcaagctagcttgctcaagcaacccatatgggcatatcaaaacaaaactaaccaagaagctacaacacagtaagcaaacataaaataaactaatacaataacttatagatggctggaagacaacagtcaatatcaagtcacataaagaaacagaccatgatcacctcaaaaagctctcaaaacaaagaatcaagggaacttctagatgaaaatgccttcctggaattaccagaggcagaatacaaaagattaatacacagagccgttcaagacatcaagaagaaaatcaggcaatatgcagaacaagccaaggaacacacaaataaatcagttgaagaaattaaaacgattattcagggacataatgaaaaatttaatgagctggaaaaatccataggtagaaatcagaaattaagaagattaacaataaaattacagaattagataacttgatagaaagtcagaggagcagaatgagcaagtggaaggcagaatttgtgaacttaaagataaaacacttcacaccaatacatttgaagaaaaacgagataaaataattaaaaaaaaaatgaagaaaccttaagaatcatgtgggactctatcaagagcaataacctacaagtgactgcagtaccagaacagggagggataacagaaaatactgagagaattgttgaagatttgttggcagaaaatttccctgatattgtgaaagatgagaagatacttatccaagatgctcatcgaactccacataacgtagactttaaaagaaagtcaccaagatatatcatatcaaacttgccaaaaccaaagataatgaaagaattttaagagcagctaaggataaatgaaaagtcacctacaaaggagagccaataagaataagctcaggctactcggcagaaaccatgcaggcaagaacgcaatgggatgacttaaagtttagggaattcataaaaaccaaaccaaaactacaagaaatactaaagggagttctttggctagaaaatcaataatatctggttatcaatccaagactagaacactgggcagagcaaccagaagtcaatccagacagggaaatcacaaaaataaatcaagataaaaaaacactgaaaacagggaaacagtgatgttattatacaaaagaagacaacattaaaacaataaagagggactaggaaatgtagtcatggatcttcctcatggagaggaagacaaggtaatacaaaaaaataaaagttaggtttaaatttagaaaaatggggtaaataataaggtaaccacaaaggagacaaactatcctactcatcaaaataaaatacaagaaaaaaatagagactcagtagaaacaaaatcaacaacaacaaatataaaaaaaggacaataaataatctgctcggcacataaaattaagtgggaaaaagaagctgtcaacagcacacacaaaaaagacataaaatgctagcactaaattcgtacctatccataattacactgaatgtaaatggaataaatgcagagagtggcagaatggataaaaacatgatccgtctatacgctgcctacaagagacacaccttagagacaaaaacaaactaaaactcaaaggatggaaaaaatatatcaagcgaacaacaatcaaaaaagagcaggagtggcaaaattaatttctgagaaaatagactttaaagttaaatccatcataaaggataaggaaggaccccatataatgattaaagggacaatataccaagaagatataaccatattaaatatttatgcacccagtgactgGGCTGCAAGGTACACAAAACAAagtctatcagcattgaaaaatgagatagagagctccacaataatagtaggagacttcaacacaccactttcggtgaaggacaggacagaaagaagctcaataaagacatggaagatctaaatgccacaatcagccagcttgacctcatagacatatacagaacactccacccaacagcaactgagtataatagtttcttttctagtgcacatggaacattctccagaatagaccacatattaggccataaagcaaaccttaccagaattcaaaacactgaaatattacaaagtatcttctctgaccataaggccacaaaagtagaaatcaataacagaaaaagcagggaaaagaaatcaaacacttggaaactgaacaataccctgttcaaaaaagactggattatagaagacattaaggatggaataaagaaattcatagaatccaatgagaatgaaaacacttcctatcagaacctttgtgatagagtgaaagcagtgctcagaggtcaatttatatcaataaatgtgcacatacaaaaagaagaaagagccaaaatcaaagaattaatcctacaacttgaacaaatagaaagagggcaacaaaagaaaccctcagataccagaagaaaacaaacaataaaaattagagcagaactaaatgaaacagaaaacagaaaaacaagtgaaagaattaacaagaccaaaagctagttctttgaaaaaattggtaaaccactggccaaactgacaaaagaaaaacaggagaggaagcaaataacatgaataagaaatgagatgggcgatattacaacagacctaactgaaattaaaagaatcatatcagatttaatacaaaaaattatactctaacaaattcgaaaacctagaagaaatggatgtatttctagaaacactacctacctaactaatacaaacagaggtagaacaactaaatagacccataataaaagaagagattgaaaaggt includes the following:
- the LOC104846622 gene encoding golgin subfamily A member 6-like protein 7 isoform X2, which gives rise to MESGENENSDEHPDSKESESSGPEQDSAHSPTEMQKESGEMRNESSEMQQESGEMRKELGEMRKESGEIRKELGEHDREIRKELGEHDREMRKELGEMRQEFGEMRKELGEHDREMRKELGEHDREIRKELGEHDREMRKELGEMRQEFGEMRKELGEHDREMRKELGEHDREIRQELGEHDREMRKELGEMGQEFGEMRKDLGEHDREIRKELGEHDREMRKELGEMRQEFGEMRKDLGEHDREIRKELGEHDREMRKELGEMRQEFGEMRKELGEHDREMRKELGEMRQELGEMRRESGEIRKELGEHDHEMRKELGEHDHEMRKELGDMRQELGEHVQEMQKELGDMRKELGERDTEMQKVLDEMQQELGEHDCEIRKELGEMLQELHKHDREMKKELGEMRQELGERDCETREALGEMQQELREMRKELYESEIWQELREIRRELREVRRELPKMRQKSHETRPKKPAGPSASTRVRRGSRISGQLL
- the LOC104846622 gene encoding trichohyalin-like isoform X1: MESGENENSDEHPDSKESESSGPEQDSAHSPTEMQKESGEMRNESSEMQQESGEMRKELGEMRKESGEIRKELGEHDREIRKELGEHDREMRKELGEMRQEFGEMRKELGEHDREMRKELGEHDREIRKELGEHDREMRKELGEMRQEFGEMRKELGEHDREMRKELGEHDREIRQELGEHDREMRKELGEMGQEFGEMRKDLGEHDREIRKELGEHDREMRKELGEMRQEFGEMRKDLGEHDREIRKELGEHDREMRKELGEMRQEFGEMRKELGEMQKELGEHDREMRKELAEMGQEFGEMRKELGEQRKELGEHDREIRKELGEHDREIRKELGEHDREIRKELGEHDREMRKELGEMRQELGEMRRESGEIRKELGEHDHEMRKELGEHDHEMRKELGDMRQELGEHVQEMQKELGDMRKELGERDTEMQKVLDEMQQELGEHDCEIRKELGEMLQELHKHDREMKKELGEMRQELGERDCETREALGEMQQELREMRKELYESEIWQELREIRRELREVRRELPKMRQKSHETRPKKPAGPSASTRVRRGSRISGQLL